The sequence ATCCCGAAATACGGATGACATCGGCAAAGCTCATTTCTGCCTCTTCGAGTATAGCCCTAATCGCTTCAAAGCACATCTCGGCCTGCCCTGTCACAGTCCCGGGCACCGTCTCATCAAGGCAGATCCCGAGTTGGCCGGATGTCACCAGCAACGAAGCTCCCGGGGGCACCAGGAGGCCGTGATTATAGTTTCCGAAGGGTCGGCGGACCGACGGTGGATTGAAAACTTTCGTCATGGAAGTGCCTCGTTCGAAACCTATCGTTAAAGCGAAAACCGTCGTGTTCCAAGACCTTATCTTTCTGACCGAAAGGGCAAAATCCACCGTTGACCACAGACCATGGGGCCAATCGCTGCCGCGTCGTCCCAAGCCATTCCAGATGGGCTGGCGGAGAGGCGGCCTGGCCCCGTTCTCCTTAAGCCGCAGGCCTTCGAAGCCCAGTCCTCAATTTTTGTTGTCCGGTCATCGAACGGAACCCTTTGTCGACTGCACCCAAGTAGCGTAAAATCGACCTTCCGGCCCAATGAGGATGGTCAATGAGGGGACGATACTCCAGACGATCCAAAGCTTGCTGCCTTGCAATAGCAATCTCGTTTTCGTCTTATGCTCCAGTCTCAGCAGACTGCCGATCAGCCCTCGACAGCCCGGAGTGGCCACGGATTGCCAGGTCAATTGCCTCCTTGCAGCTGTGCGAACAGATTCCAGTCGGCCCAAATCAAACAGCCCGGTTTCAGGTGGAATCGGTCGATTTCTGTTCCGTTTCGAACGGTGTCTCCTCGGTCACCGCACGGGCATTGCTGACCTGCGAGGCTGAGCCAGAGGCGCTTTTCCAGACGCCACCCCTCGACAGTCAAGTTGTGGCCACGATAACGCTTGATACTGTTGAATGCCGGATAAGAGATACGAATCTTGAAATCAGCGGCGAAATTGGCGCCCTCTTGTCCGGACTGACAGAAACTCAAGAGATCGCCCGCAATTGGGCTCAATCGCAGCTCTCACTCCTGTGCGCAATGTACCGATGAGGAAATGTCCCCTGCCGATCCGAGCTTTGCTGGTCATTAGGTGTTTTTCGAGAACGAGCAGCACGTTTGGCACGAATTTGCATTTTGCGATCGGCACGGTCGGCCGTGCAAATGGCCGCTAGGCCCAACAATCCGACGCTCGCTGACAACACCTGCCATATACGGGCGTCCAGTTACCATTGGCTCGGACCCTTGTCGTCACACCCTGCAGCGTCACCCTCGGAGCTAAAACCTCACTCCTCCTTGAAAATTCGATATGTGAAACGATTTCGGATATGGGCGTTGAAGAACCGTCCCTTCGAAAAGGCCCGTCTAAACGCCTCATATGTCTCGGGAGGAACATCCTCGTAGTCGTAGCGGTTCTCGCTGGTGACCAACCAGACCGAGAGAGTGCGCGTCGCCGCGTCATAATTGGTCTCGCGGATCAAATGCGAAGGCATTGCCCCTCCATCGGTCAGCCGTCTTACTCAATCGCTTCTGGCACAGGTTGCCACCTGAAGGCGGCGCACCCATGGGAGCCCGCATGTGACCGGGTAACATCGATCCACGTGCCACATGTGCTCGTTGCAACGACTGACGCATCACAAGGCCTGGTCTTGAGCCGAGCTCGATCGCCAGTCGTCTTGTCGCAGCTTGCGGAAAAGGGTCCCAGGTCGCACGACATCATGAGCAGAATCTTCTCAAAAATTCGTACCCTCAATCCCGCTCACTAGAGTGAGGCACGATATCGGTTCCGTTCCTGTTCGATCTGCTCGGGGCTATAGGGATCGAGGCTGTCGTCGAATCGCGTCCAGCCCTCCTCCATATAGGCGCGGCGGCGTTCGGCAGGATCCACCCAACTGGAGCGGCGCAGGATGGCTTCGACTTCGCCGACCCTACCCTCGTCCACTCTTGCACTTACGAGCGTCCCACCCCGACGTACGCCCTCTGCATAAAGGTGAGCATCCTCTTCGGATACGCCCGAGCTGGTGAGGGCTCCGATCAAGCCGCCCGCAGCTCCGCCAGCCAATGCACCGGCAGCGGCGCCAGCCGCCGTCGCGACCAGCCAACCCGCTGCGACGACAGGCCCGACGCCTGGAATGGCCATCAGGCCCAACCCTGCAAGCAGTCCGCCGGTGCCACCCAACGCCGCGCCGATACCGGCGCCAGTCGCCGCACCTACGGCTGCGCCAGAGGTTTTGTCCTTTTCGCCATTGTTCGAGATGAGGCTGATATCATCCGAGGGAATGCCAGCCGATTCCAATTCATCCACGGCCGAGCGCGCGTCAAAATAGTCATCGAATAGTCCAGTTACGGTTCTCATTGTTCTCTCCCTTATTTGGCGATCACGTTTCCTTGGTAGTCGAGTGCGATCGATACCGATTTGCCGTCCTTGGCGGCCGACGCCGTCATCGGTGTAACCTGCATTCTCCATGCGCTCCTTGGCCTGGGCCTCGGTAAAGCTGTTGGCCCCTTCGAGTGGGGCGGCCGGGTTTTTTGTCCCCGGTCACGACAGCAGGCGTGTTTGCCTTCGACGAGGGAGCGGGGCTGTCTGGGCAAATGCCGAGAGCGCGGGGTCCCGAAAGGGCCACCATCACGAGGATGATGTTTTTCATCGGTTTCGGATCTCATGTCCTATCCATGACCGCCGAACACCACGGTGCGCTTTAAGTTCCAGCCGCTTGTGGCAAGACCTGCATGGCGATCCGGGGTATCATCGCCGAAAGCGGAGAGATCATCAAAAATCGAAGCTCAGCCGCACTCGAGGCAAAACTGATCCCTGCGACCGAGGCCATCGAACATTTTCGAAATCGTGAACCAAGGCTCGCTGATCGTCTCGGTCAAGGAACTGGTCGTGCAAGAACGGGAATTGATATGACCACAGTAACGACCTCCAGGCACCGTACTTCTTCTCGCCGCCAGGGAACACACGCCCTCCCCGGCAGTTCTCCTCTCATGGAAGGAGATCATCATGATCAGCGGAACAAAAGGTGCCCGATGGGAGGGTGTCAATGAAAACGGAGGACGGCCTTTATGCCTGCGTGCCGGGCAGAAGGAACGCCGGCAAGAGGGCAAAGGCATTGAGTACCGGAGCCAGGCTCCGAAAATCGGCCAGGGCGTAGCCGGTGCCAAGGCAGACGAGCTTGCGAGGATGAACGCGCTTCGCGAAGCTGCCCGCCGGCACACCGATATATTTCTCTCCGACAGTACCAAGGATGTCGACCAACAAAAGGCGTCGCGAAATCGCAAACAGCCTTAAACTCCGAGGATCGATGCAATGTTTCTGATGACAAGAATTGCCGCCGCCTGCTGCGTTGTTCTCGCCCTTTCCTCTTGCGGGAACACTATCCGCGGCGTCGGGCGTGATGCTGCCAATACCGTGGATGCCACCCAGAGTGCCGGAAATCGGGTCGGCAAAGCGGCGGCGAACTGAGGGGGCCCGATTGGCGCCCCGTTCGCGGCCACCCCTGGGCCAAATTCGCGGTCGGACATTCAGCCGGCCGACCGGAGCGATTTTGTTTCCGTCCTGACGACGCAATGACGCTTGAGGGCCAACTCGTCAACGCTGCCCGTGTCGCATGACGGTTCGGGGCGCCACGCTTCACGTCCACCTCAATCGTTCGGGCTCAATCGTTCGGGCGATGCCATTACAGACTTGATGTTCTCAGGAGGCAGCGGCCGAATAGGGTCGTGCAATGCTCACCGCGATGGTCGCGGCCAAGGCGTCGAAACGCCGCCGATGGCTGTTGCCCGGCGGAGGTTGCAATCGTGACCAGCGCCTGCGCTAAGCAGCGTCTGGAAGGCCGCCGATCAATTTGTCGAGCGTGATCGGATAGTGCCTCACCCTGACGCCGGTCGCGTTATAGACCGCATTGGCGATTGCGGCAGAGACACCGCAAAGCCCGAGCTCGGCGATGCCCTTGGCCTTCATCGGTGACGACATCACATCAGTCTCGTCCAGGAAAATCACATCCTGATGGGGTATGTCGGCATGCACCGGCACCTCGTAGCCGGCAAGGTCGTGATTGACGAAGAAGCCACGACGCGTGTCGACGGCCAGTTCTTCGGAAAGAGCCCCGCCCGCTCCCATGGTCATCGCACCGATCACCTGGCTACGCGCGGTAATCGGATTGAGAATGCGTCCTGCCGCGCACACTGCCAGCATCCGTCTGATGCGCGTTTCTCCCGTGGCGACATCCACCCCCACCTCGACGAAATGCGCGCCGAAAGTCGATTGCTGGTACGTTTCGGAAAGCTTGCCCCACTCGATCGTATCTTCGCCAACCAATCCCTCGACGCCCGCTGCCTCCGACAGCGGCACCGAGCGGTTGCCGGAACGGACCTCGCCGTCTTCGAAGACGACGTCGTCGGAATTGAAACCAAGTTTCTGGGCTATGGCTTCCCTCAGCTTCACACAGGCAGCGTAGACACCCGAAGTCGAACAGTTGCCGCCGAACTGCCCGCCGGAGCCGGCGGACACCGGAAAGCGGGAATCGCCAAGCCGGACCGCGACCTTGTCGACGGTGACGCCCATCATCTCGGCCGCAGTCTGCGCGATGATGGTGTAACTGCCCGTTCCGATATCGGTCATGTCAGTTTCGACGGTAACGATCCCTTCCCGGGCAAGTCGCACGCGCGCTGCGGAAGGAAGCAGCAGGTTGTTGCGAAATGCAGCAGCAACGCCAAAGCCGATCAGCCAGTTGCCCTCGCGCTTCGACCCCGGCCTTCCTCGCGCAGCCCACCCGAAGCGCTCGGAGCCGAGCTTCAGACATCCGGCTAGATCGCGATGTGAGAACCGCCGCTCGGGCTTTTCGGGATCGACCTGGGTGTCATTGATAAGCCTGAACTGCACGGGATCGAGACCGAGCTTCTCGGCCATCTCGTCGATGGCGATCTCCAGCGCCATCATACCGGGCGCTTCGCCCGGAGCACGCATGGCGTTGCCCTCGGGAAGGTCGAGCCTCGCCAAACGCATCGCCGTCATGCGGTTGGCGCCGGCGTAGAGCAACCTGGTCTGGTTGACGGCCGTTTCGAGCTGACCGCCTTCAAGATCGCCTGACCAGCTTTCATGGCCGATCGCGATAATCTTGCCGTTGCGCTCCGCGCCGATGCGGATACGCTGGATGGTCGCCGGGCGGTGGGTCGTGTTGTTCACCATGAACGGACGCGGCAGTGCCACTTTAACAGGTCGTTTGGCAGCCTTTGCTCCAAAGGCGGCAAGGACGGCATCGGCACGCAGAAACAGCTTTCCTCCGAACCCGCCGCCGATGAATGGCGAGATCAGATGAATTTTCTCCTTTTCCACGTCGAGGGTGGTCGCCAGGTCTGATCGCCACCAGTCTATCATCTGGCTCGAGGTCCAGACGCTCAGCTCGTCGCCATCCCAGGCTGCAATGGAGGCATGCGGCTCCATCATCGCGTGGGACTGGTCCGGCGTCGTGTAGGTTTCGTCGAGCGTGATCGGAGCCGTCCTGAAAGCCGCATCGAAGTCGCCGGCAGCTGAGTCCGGCTGCTGGGACTCGTCCGGCCTCACCGCCGCCTCCTTCGCTTCTGTGAGGTCGAAGACGCCCTCTTCTTCGGCATAGTCGACCTCGACCAGCGCTGCGGCGGCGCGGGCTTGTTCGAAGGTTTCGGCCACGACAACGGCGATCGCCTGGTGGTAATGCTGGATTTCGTCACCTCCGAAGAGCTTGGCGGTGTTAAACTTGCCCTTCTTCCGTTCGCCGACTTCAAGGGCGGTCACGACGGCGATGACGCCTAAGGCTTTTTTCGCGGCAGAGACATTCATGGATTTGATGCGGCCCTTGGCGATAGCCGCACCCAAGGGATAGCCGTAGGCATACGGCATATTTGGATCATGCCACTCGTAGGCGTAGGTCGCCCGGCCGGTCGTCTTGAGCTGGCCGTCGATGCGGTGGATTGGCTGGCCGACGACCTTGAGCTGGTCGATCGGGTTCATCGTTGCTGGCGTGTCGAACTGCATTGCTTACCCCCTGGCTTGAGAGATGACCGCTGCGAGCGTGCGCGCGACCAGGTCGACCTTGAAACGGTTCTGTTCGGTAGGACGGGCGTCGGCGAGAAGGACACCGGCGACGGCGCGGGCTCCTTTCGGCAGCTGGGCTTCGGCCGCCTCGACGCGCCAAGGCTTGTGGGCGACGCCACCGACGGCGACGCGACCGGTCCCGTCGGGTTGGATAACCGCGCCCACCGAAACGAGTGCGAAGGCGTAGGAGGCGCGATCGCGGACCTTCCTGTAGACGTGACGACCGCCGATCGGCGGTGGGAGGATGACCCCTGTGATGAACTCGCCGCGTTCGAGAACCGTCTCGATATGCGGGGTGTTACCAGGCAGGCGGTGGAAATCGGCGATGGGGATCAAACGCATGCTGCCGTCGACCTTTACCGTTTCGACCACGGCATCCAGCGCTCGCATGGCGATCGCCATGTCGCTCGGATGGGTGGCGATGCAGGCGTCGCTCGTGCCGACGACGGCGTGCTGGCGGGTGAAGCCGCCAATGGCCGAACAGCCGCTGCCTGGCTGGCGCTTGTTGCACGGCTGGTTCGGGTCGTAGAAGTACGGACAGCGCGTGCGCTGCAAAAGGTTTCCCGCCGTCGTCGCCCTGTTGCGGAGTTGACCGGAAGCGCCCGCGACGAGCGCTCGGGTCAGGAGCCCGTAATCTCGACGAACGGTCTCGTGTGCCGCAAGGTCCGTGTTGCGGACAAGGGCGCCGATGCGCAGTCCGCCCTCCGAAGTCGGTTCAATCTTGTCCAATCCGAGGCCGTTCACGTCGATCAGATGCGTCGGCGTTTCGATTTCGAGCTTCATGAGGTCGAGAAGGTTGGTGCCGCCTGCGATGAACTTTGCCTGCGGATTGGATGCGGCCGCCCCGACCGCGGCCTCCACGGAGGAGGCACGTTCATAGGTGAAGGCTCTCATGCTTTTGTCCCCGCGACTTCGACGATGGCGTCGACAATGTTGGAATAGGCGCCGCAACGACAGATATTGCCGCTCATGCGCTCGCGGATTTCGGCTGGGGTGACTGACGCCTGTGCGGTTAGGTCACCGGTGACATGGCTCGGGATGTTTGCCTTGATCTCCTCGAGCACCGCCACGGAGGAACAGATCTGTCCAGGGGTGCAATAGCCGCACTGGAAACCGTCGTGCTTGACGAAGGCAGCCTGCATCGGGTGGAGGTCGCCTGGCTCTCCGAGACCTTCGATCGTCGTGATCTGCTCGCCGTCATGCATGACGGCAAGCGTCAAACACGAGATGACGCGACGACCGTCGACCATGACGGTGCACGCGCCGCACTGGCCGTGGTCGCATCCCTTCTTCGACCCTGTCAGATGGAGGTGCTCGCGCAGCGCATCGAGGAGCGTCGTTCTATTGTCGAGGTTGA is a genomic window of Rhizobium etli 8C-3 containing:
- a CDS encoding RidA family protein, whose protein sequence is MTKVFNPPSVRRPFGNYNHGLLVPPGASLLVTSGQLGICLDETVPGTVTGQAEMCFEAIRAILEEAEMSFADVIRISGFVTRREDFPAYMAVRDRFTADVKPTSTLIIVSGFTRPEFLVEVEVTAAKVF
- a CDS encoding KTSC domain-containing protein, whose amino-acid sequence is MPSHLIRETNYDAATRTLSVWLVTSENRYDYEDVPPETYEAFRRAFSKGRFFNAHIRNRFTYRIFKEE
- a CDS encoding general stress protein; translation: MRTVTGLFDDYFDARSAVDELESAGIPSDDISLISNNGEKDKTSGAAVGAATGAGIGAALGGTGGLLAGLGLMAIPGVGPVVAAGWLVATAAGAAAGALAGGAAGGLIGALTSSGVSEEDAHLYAEGVRRGGTLVSARVDEGRVGEVEAILRRSSWVDPAERRRAYMEEGWTRFDDSLDPYSPEQIEQERNRYRASL
- a CDS encoding entericidin, producing the protein MTRIAAACCVVLALSSCGNTIRGVGRDAANTVDATQSAGNRVGKAAAN
- the paoC gene encoding aldehyde oxidoreductase molybdenum-binding subunit PaoC, whose product is MQFDTPATMNPIDQLKVVGQPIHRIDGQLKTTGRATYAYEWHDPNMPYAYGYPLGAAIAKGRIKSMNVSAAKKALGVIAVVTALEVGERKKGKFNTAKLFGGDEIQHYHQAIAVVVAETFEQARAAAALVEVDYAEEEGVFDLTEAKEAAVRPDESQQPDSAAGDFDAAFRTAPITLDETYTTPDQSHAMMEPHASIAAWDGDELSVWTSSQMIDWWRSDLATTLDVEKEKIHLISPFIGGGFGGKLFLRADAVLAAFGAKAAKRPVKVALPRPFMVNNTTHRPATIQRIRIGAERNGKIIAIGHESWSGDLEGGQLETAVNQTRLLYAGANRMTAMRLARLDLPEGNAMRAPGEAPGMMALEIAIDEMAEKLGLDPVQFRLINDTQVDPEKPERRFSHRDLAGCLKLGSERFGWAARGRPGSKREGNWLIGFGVAAAFRNNLLLPSAARVRLAREGIVTVETDMTDIGTGSYTIIAQTAAEMMGVTVDKVAVRLGDSRFPVSAGSGGQFGGNCSTSGVYAACVKLREAIAQKLGFNSDDVVFEDGEVRSGNRSVPLSEAAGVEGLVGEDTIEWGKLSETYQQSTFGAHFVEVGVDVATGETRIRRMLAVCAAGRILNPITARSQVIGAMTMGAGGALSEELAVDTRRGFFVNHDLAGYEVPVHADIPHQDVIFLDETDVMSSPMKAKGIAELGLCGVSAAIANAVYNATGVRVRHYPITLDKLIGGLPDAA
- a CDS encoding FAD binding domain-containing protein; the protein is MRAFTYERASSVEAAVGAAASNPQAKFIAGGTNLLDLMKLEIETPTHLIDVNGLGLDKIEPTSEGGLRIGALVRNTDLAAHETVRRDYGLLTRALVAGASGQLRNRATTAGNLLQRTRCPYFYDPNQPCNKRQPGSGCSAIGGFTRQHAVVGTSDACIATHPSDMAIAMRALDAVVETVKVDGSMRLIPIADFHRLPGNTPHIETVLERGEFITGVILPPPIGGRHVYRKVRDRASYAFALVSVGAVIQPDGTGRVAVGGVAHKPWRVEAAEAQLPKGARAVAGVLLADARPTEQNRFKVDLVARTLAAVISQARG
- the paoA gene encoding aldehyde dehydrogenase iron-sulfur subunit PaoA, which codes for MQIPIQLEISRRDLLISSAATVAVTGVAAGAAAQSAENTMNYTTKMSFTVNGERRTLNLDNRTTLLDALREHLHLTGSKKGCDHGQCGACTVMVDGRRVISCLTLAVMHDGEQITTIEGLGEPGDLHPMQAAFVKHDGFQCGYCTPGQICSSVAVLEEIKANIPSHVTGDLTAQASVTPAEIRERMSGNICRCGAYSNIVDAIVEVAGTKA